One window of Leucoraja erinacea ecotype New England chromosome 14, Leri_hhj_1, whole genome shotgun sequence genomic DNA carries:
- the neu4 gene encoding sialidase-4: MISRYLPAKTILFEQTKNGTTYRIPALLHLPASGTLLAFAEERHSPADVDATVLVVRRGELSRNRVEWGAMEVVGSALLPGHRSMNPCPVYDGSTDTIFLFFIAIPSKVSEAHQLQTGDNMTRFCCVSSSDRGGSWSGPSDLTEATLGRCLQDWATFGLGPGHGIQLRCGRLLLPAYAYRIDAKDCFGRRCKTSPHSFAFYSDDHGQRWRAGELLSGPQTVECQLVSLDEGPGQADVYCNARTLGTCRVQALSLHRGAAFQEGRPVPKLPETRGGCHGSMVGFPGLVPGRAKESGTSDRSSSPELPPGLPAATWALFCHPTSPTARLHLGLYLSASPPDPHAWSEPWVIHRGPSAYSDLAYVEPGAVGQEPAFACLYECGVVTPHETIAFSLLTVRELMHNVPHSPGNSQDLSTAARTACCCVT; this comes from the exons ATGATCTCCCGTTACCTCCCGGCCAAGACCATCCTGTTCGAGCAGACGAAGAATGGGACCACCTACCGGATCCCCGCGCTGCTCCACCTGCCCGCCTCGGGGACCCTCCTCGCTTTCGCCGAGGAAAGGCACAGCCCCGCCGACGTGGACGCCACCGTGTTGGTGGTGCGCAGGGGTGAGCTGTCCCGGAACCGGGTGGAG TGGGGGGCGATGGAGGTGGTGGGGTCCGCCCTGCTGCCGGGACACCGCTCCATGAACCCGTGCCCCGTCTACGACGGCTCCACTGACACCATCTTCCTCTTCTTCATCGCCATCCCGAGCAAGGTGTCGGAGGCGCATCAGCTCCAGACCGGGGACAACATGACCCGCTTCTGCTGTGTGAGCAGTTCGGACCGGGGCGGTAGCTGGAGCGGCCCCAGCGACCTGACGGAGGCCACGCTGGGCCGCTGCCTGCAGGACTGGGCAACCTTCGGCTTGGGCCCCGGCCACGGCATCCAGCTGCGGTGCGGGCGGCTCCTGTTGCCGGCCTACGCCTACCGCATCGACGCCAAGGATTGCTTCGGCAGGAGGTGCAAGACCAGTCCGCACTCCTTCGCCTTCTACAGCGACGATCACGGGCAGCGCTGGCGGGCCGGGGAGTTGCTGAGCGGCCCGCAGACGGTGGAGTGCCAGCTGGTGTCGCTGGACGAGGGGCCGGGCCAGGCCGACGTCTACTGCAACGCCAGGACACTGGGCACCTGCCGGGTCCAGGCGCTGAGCTTGCACCGCGGCGCTGCCTTCCAGGAGGGCCGGCCCGTCCCCAAGCTGCCGGAGACACGGGGCGGATGCCACGGCAGCATGGTGGGTTTCCCGGGCCTTGTGCCTGGCCGGGCTAAAGAGTCCGGGACCAGTGACCGCTCCTCTTCCCCGGAGCTGCCCCCCGGTCTCCCCGCCGCCACTTGGGCGCTGTTCTGCCACCCCACCAGCCCAACGGCCCGCCTGCACCTCGGCCTCTACCTCAGCGCCTCCCCGCCAGACCCGCACGCCTGGTCCGAGCCCTGGGTCATCCACCGAGGCCCCAGCGCCTACTCGGACCTGGCCTACGTCGAGCCGGGCGCCGTCGGGCAGGAACCCGCCTTCGCCTGCCTCTACGAATGTGGCGTGGTCACGCCGCACGAAACCATCGCCTTCAGCCTGTTGACGGTGCGGGAACTGATGCACAACGTCCCGCACTCACCCGGCAACAGCCAGGACCTCAGCACGGCCGCCCGCACCGCATGTTGCTGCGTTACCTGA